One Mangrovimonas cancribranchiae DNA segment encodes these proteins:
- the map gene encoding type I methionyl aminopeptidase, giving the protein MIIVKTREEIELMRQSALVVSKTLGMLAKEVKPGVTTNQLDQLAEDFIRSQGAIPGFLGLYDCPSTLLCSVNEAVVHGLPTDRPLEEGDIVSIDCGAIMNEFYGDHAYTFEIGEVASETKKLLQTTKESLYIGIREFKLGNRVGDVGYAIQKYCEDQGYGVVRELVGHGLGRKMHEDPEMPNYGKRGRGKKFLEGQVVAIEPMINLGTQKIKQLKDGWTIVTRDGKPSAHFEHDVAIVDGKPEILSTFAYVYEALGIESNEEDEFRQKALTL; this is encoded by the coding sequence ATGATTATAGTAAAAACAAGAGAAGAAATAGAATTAATGCGTCAAAGTGCTTTGGTTGTATCTAAAACATTAGGTATGTTGGCCAAAGAAGTAAAACCTGGCGTAACCACTAACCAATTAGACCAATTAGCTGAAGATTTTATTAGATCGCAAGGCGCTATTCCAGGGTTTTTAGGGTTGTACGATTGCCCGTCAACACTACTTTGTAGTGTTAACGAAGCTGTAGTTCATGGCCTTCCTACAGATAGACCCTTGGAAGAAGGTGATATTGTTTCTATTGATTGTGGCGCTATAATGAATGAGTTTTATGGCGATCATGCCTATACTTTTGAAATTGGCGAGGTTGCTTCAGAAACAAAAAAGTTACTTCAAACCACCAAAGAATCGCTTTATATAGGTATTAGAGAATTTAAGCTTGGTAACCGTGTTGGTGACGTAGGTTATGCTATTCAAAAATATTGTGAAGACCAAGGCTATGGTGTTGTAAGAGAGCTTGTGGGTCACGGATTAGGAAGAAAAATGCATGAAGATCCAGAAATGCCAAACTATGGAAAACGTGGTCGCGGTAAAAAATTCTTGGAAGGCCAAGTAGTAGCCATTGAGCCTATGATAAACCTTGGCACTCAAAAAATAAAACAACTTAAGGACGGTTGGACTATTGTAACTCGCGATGGTAAGCCAAGTGCGCACTTTGAACACGATGTTGCTATTGTTGATGGTAAACCAGAAATTCTTTCAACGTTTGCCTATGTATACGAAGCATTAGGTATTGAAAGCAACGAAGAAGATGAGTTTAGACAAAAAGCCTTAACGCTTTAA
- a CDS encoding methyltransferase domain-containing protein, which translates to MKKLFKILLNSIPRPILIRLSYVVRPIVALVLKGNNYTDPIDNKNFKSFLPYGYGKQRPNVLSPSTLSLERHRLLWLYLKNETNFFNEKLKVLHFAPEQAFYKRFRKLKNLEYTTTDLNSPLADVKADICNLPFEDNSYDVILCNHVLEHIPDDTKAMKELYRVMKPNGWGVFQIPQDLNREVTFEDNSITDKKERDKIFGQYDHVRIYGRDYFDKLRSIGFTVEEVDYTATIMPSEIDKYRLAEGEIIPVVKKEH; encoded by the coding sequence TTGAAAAAACTCTTTAAAATACTACTAAACAGTATTCCTAGACCTATTTTAATTAGGCTTAGTTATGTTGTGCGCCCCATTGTCGCTTTAGTTTTAAAAGGTAATAATTACACCGATCCTATCGACAACAAAAACTTTAAAAGTTTTTTGCCTTATGGCTATGGTAAGCAACGCCCAAACGTATTGTCACCCTCTACATTATCTCTAGAACGTCACCGACTACTTTGGTTGTATTTAAAAAACGAGACCAATTTCTTTAATGAAAAACTTAAGGTCTTGCATTTTGCTCCAGAACAAGCCTTTTACAAACGTTTTAGAAAACTTAAAAACCTAGAATATACCACTACCGATTTAAACTCACCTTTGGCCGATGTAAAAGCCGATATTTGCAATTTACCTTTTGAAGACAATAGCTACGATGTTATTTTATGCAATCACGTTTTAGAGCATATTCCTGACGACACAAAAGCCATGAAAGAATTGTATCGCGTTATGAAACCTAATGGTTGGGGTGTCTTTCAAATTCCGCAGGATTTAAATAGAGAAGTTACTTTTGAAGATAACAGCATAACCGATAAAAAAGAACGCGATAAAATTTTCGGGCAATACGATCATGTTAGAATTTATGGGCGTGATTACTTTGATAAATTAAGAAGTATTGGCTTTACGGTTGAAGAAGTGGATTATACAGCAACCATTATGCCTTCAGAAATTGATAAATACCGTTTGGCTGAAGGTGAAATAATACCTGTGGTCAAGAAAGAACACTAA
- a CDS encoding FAD:protein FMN transferase, whose product MRYLAFILTLLLVVSCKQQPKNIKISGAVFGTSYSVIYNNDTNYKPQFDSLFAVVNQSMSTYISDSNISKVNRNESVALDPHFIKVFKRSKEIYRVTEGAFDPTIGAVVNAWDFGPKGTIKQLDSLKIDSLMQSVGYNKMGLVNGKIQKRKGAFIDFNAIAKGYGVDVISAFLEDNGIQNYLVEIGGEIRCKGINMEKESPWKVGVEMPHFDGTQSILKAITLHDEAMATSGTYRKFKTDENGNRYSHIIDTKTGYPSKTNLLSISVIADDCMTADAYATAFKTMGIEKVKNFLVSHEELKVFLIFENDKGEFETLNINGFPED is encoded by the coding sequence ATGAGATATTTAGCTTTTATACTCACTTTACTACTTGTTGTTTCTTGTAAACAACAGCCAAAAAACATTAAAATTTCAGGTGCTGTTTTTGGAACCTCTTACTCGGTTATTTATAATAACGATACCAATTATAAACCACAATTTGATAGCTTATTTGCAGTAGTTAATCAGTCCATGTCTACCTATATTTCAGACTCTAACATATCAAAAGTAAACCGCAATGAGTCTGTTGCATTAGATCCTCATTTTATTAAGGTTTTTAAGCGTTCAAAGGAGATTTATCGTGTTACCGAAGGCGCTTTCGATCCAACCATTGGTGCTGTAGTAAATGCCTGGGATTTTGGCCCAAAAGGAACCATTAAACAGTTAGATAGTCTAAAAATTGATAGCCTAATGCAGTCGGTAGGCTATAATAAAATGGGATTAGTTAATGGGAAAATTCAAAAACGTAAAGGAGCCTTTATCGATTTTAATGCCATAGCTAAAGGCTACGGTGTTGATGTTATAAGTGCATTTTTAGAAGATAATGGTATACAAAATTACTTGGTTGAAATAGGCGGTGAAATACGTTGTAAAGGCATTAATATGGAAAAAGAATCGCCTTGGAAAGTAGGAGTAGAAATGCCTCATTTTGATGGCACACAATCCATTTTAAAAGCGATTACCCTACATGACGAAGCTATGGCGACTTCTGGAACATATAGAAAGTTTAAAACAGATGAAAATGGCAATCGTTACTCTCATATTATCGATACTAAAACAGGCTATCCTAGTAAAACCAATTTGTTGAGTATTTCGGTTATTGCAGACGATTGCATGACTGCCGATGCTTATGCGACAGCCTTTAAAACAATGGGGATTGAAAAGGTGAAAAATTTCTTGGTTTCACATGAAGAGTTGAAAGTATTCTTGATTTTTGAAAATGATAAAGGCGAATTTGAAACCTTAAATATTAATGGGTTTCCAGAAGATTAA
- a CDS encoding GNAT family N-acetyltransferase, whose translation MNKDYFIKPISAKDTHSVRHSVLREGRPITDCVFEGDNLDTTYHLGLFYKKQLIGVVSLMLNSNKQIQERSQYQLRGMAILTPYQGQGLGKYLIDASIKKLTELHCKVVWCNAREIALSFYKRNQFQVLGQPFSIPLIGNHFTMFRKIN comes from the coding sequence TTGAACAAGGACTACTTTATAAAACCTATTTCTGCAAAAGACACACATAGTGTAAGACATTCTGTTTTACGAGAAGGACGCCCAATAACCGACTGTGTTTTTGAAGGCGATAATTTAGACACCACATATCATTTAGGGCTTTTTTATAAAAAGCAACTTATTGGCGTGGTTAGCCTTATGCTTAATTCTAATAAGCAAATACAAGAAAGATCCCAATATCAATTACGAGGGATGGCTATTTTAACCCCCTATCAAGGCCAAGGTTTAGGCAAATACCTTATTGATGCTAGCATTAAAAAACTAACCGAATTACATTGTAAAGTTGTATGGTGCAATGCTAGAGAAATAGCTCTTTCTTTTTACAAAAGAAACCAATTTCAAGTTTTAGGGCAACCATTTTCTATACCACTTATCGGAAATCATTTTACCATGTTTAGAAAAATAAATTAA
- the gpmI gene encoding 2,3-bisphosphoglycerate-independent phosphoglycerate mutase: MNKKVILMILDGWGKSPDPKVSAIDNANTPFIDSLYKNYPNANLRTDGLHVGLPEGQMGNSEVGHMNLGAGRIVYQDLVKINLAVKNNTLGNEAAIKTAFEYAKTNNKPVHFLGLVSDGGVHSHINHLLGLIDAANQYGVANSYVHAFTDGRDVDPKSGYGFITELEQHIENTNTQLATVTGRYYAMDRDNRWERVKLAYNALVNGIGTQSKEVLKSIDQSYEDDVTDEFIKPIVMTDNNDNPIATIKEGDVVIFFNFRTDRGRQLTQALSQKDFHEQNMHKLDLHYVTMTNYDDSFKGIHVVFDKENLKETLGEVLEKNNKTQIRIAETEKYPHVTFFFSGGRETPFKGETRILRNSPKVATYDLQPEMSAYELRDALIPELQKGDTDFVCLNFANGDMVGHTGVMEAAIKACEAVDECVKDVITTALENDYTTILIADHGNCETMVNPDGSPNTSHTTNPVPVILIDKDKLPIKDGILGDIAPTILHLLGVEQPKTMTQHSLV; encoded by the coding sequence ATGAATAAAAAAGTAATTTTAATGATCTTGGATGGCTGGGGAAAATCTCCAGACCCGAAAGTTTCTGCTATAGATAATGCCAACACCCCTTTTATAGATTCGCTTTATAAAAATTACCCTAATGCCAATTTAAGAACCGATGGGTTGCATGTTGGCCTACCCGAAGGACAAATGGGAAATAGCGAAGTTGGCCATATGAATTTAGGCGCCGGGCGTATTGTTTATCAAGACCTTGTTAAAATTAATCTAGCCGTTAAAAATAACACCTTAGGAAACGAAGCTGCCATTAAAACAGCTTTTGAATATGCAAAAACAAACAACAAACCCGTTCACTTTTTAGGCCTAGTTAGCGATGGTGGTGTTCATTCGCATATTAATCATTTATTAGGGTTAATAGATGCTGCCAATCAATATGGTGTTGCAAACTCTTATGTTCATGCCTTTACAGATGGGCGCGATGTTGACCCAAAATCGGGGTATGGTTTTATTACAGAATTAGAACAACATATAGAAAACACCAACACACAGCTAGCCACCGTAACTGGCCGTTATTACGCTATGGATAGAGACAACCGTTGGGAACGCGTTAAACTAGCTTACAATGCTTTAGTAAATGGTATTGGAACCCAATCAAAAGAGGTTTTAAAATCTATCGATCAAAGTTATGAAGACGATGTTACAGATGAATTTATAAAACCCATTGTTATGACAGATAATAACGATAATCCTATTGCTACAATTAAAGAAGGGGACGTTGTTATTTTCTTCAATTTTAGAACAGATAGAGGTCGCCAATTAACCCAAGCGTTATCCCAAAAAGATTTCCATGAACAAAACATGCATAAATTAGATTTGCATTATGTAACCATGACTAATTATGATGATTCTTTTAAAGGTATTCATGTGGTGTTCGATAAAGAAAATCTAAAAGAAACCTTAGGCGAAGTCCTTGAAAAAAATAATAAAACGCAAATTAGAATAGCGGAGACCGAAAAGTATCCACATGTTACTTTTTTCTTTTCAGGAGGGCGCGAAACACCTTTTAAAGGAGAAACCCGAATTTTACGAAACTCACCCAAAGTAGCAACTTACGATTTACAACCAGAAATGAGTGCCTACGAACTACGCGATGCGTTAATTCCAGAGCTACAAAAAGGAGACACAGATTTTGTATGTTTAAACTTTGCAAATGGTGATATGGTAGGCCACACAGGTGTTATGGAAGCAGCTATAAAAGCCTGCGAAGCAGTAGATGAATGTGTTAAAGATGTAATTACAACAGCTTTAGAAAACGATTACACAACTATTTTAATTGCCGATCATGGCAATTGCGAAACGATGGTTAACCCAGACGGATCTCCAAACACGTCGCACACCACAAACCCTGTTCCTGTAATTTTAATAGATAAAGACAAATTACCTATTAAAGATGGTATTTTAGGAGATATTGCGCCCACCATTTTACATCTTTTGGGGGTTGAACAACCTAAAACTATGACACAACATAGCTTAGTTTAA
- a CDS encoding BT0820 family HAD-type phosphatase produces MNFQNKLIIAVDFDGTIVDDAYPKIGKPKLFAFETLKRLQQDGHRLILWTYRSGIRLEEAIAFCKENGITFYAVNKSFQEEKFDYSKSRKIHADLFIDDRNIGGFIGWGEVYQIITKETPNIPKRRKKGLFGFLKS; encoded by the coding sequence ATGAATTTTCAAAACAAGTTAATTATTGCTGTTGATTTTGATGGCACCATAGTAGACGATGCCTATCCTAAAATAGGGAAGCCTAAACTATTTGCTTTTGAAACCTTAAAACGACTTCAACAAGATGGACACAGACTTATCTTATGGACCTACAGAAGTGGTATTAGATTAGAAGAAGCTATTGCCTTTTGTAAGGAAAATGGAATCACTTTCTACGCTGTAAACAAAAGTTTTCAAGAAGAAAAGTTCGATTATAGTAAAAGCAGAAAAATACACGCCGACCTCTTTATAGACGATAGAAATATTGGAGGTTTTATTGGTTGGGGAGAAGTCTACCAAATAATTACTAAGGAAACACCCAATATCCCTAAACGTCGTAAAAAAGGACTCTTTGGTTTTTTAAAATCTTAG
- a CDS encoding DUF6090 family protein: MLTFFRRLRQQLLKENRFSKYLLYAIGEIILVVIGILIALQINNWNENRKLENSKQKLMLALKNELVNNKNELDSYLLEIHESNSKFNKVLLYSVGDYAIPSDSLKYYLSEMIYGRTLSLLNSVQEEAINSGKFEMLSDSLKQNLSKLKDYTNSRKRINDRSTDMLNVDDDNKIVNLMARLYLLPEIPEKFLIHPLIPTHPEFLSNNMELSALVKDPNTYLTLNKIYLMYVADEVWVKYGLVRLTDKTIALIDKELNTND, encoded by the coding sequence ATGCTAACTTTTTTTCGCCGTTTAAGACAACAGCTTCTTAAAGAGAATCGATTTTCTAAATATTTATTATACGCCATTGGCGAAATCATTCTGGTTGTCATTGGAATCCTGATTGCACTACAAATCAATAATTGGAATGAAAACAGAAAACTGGAAAACAGTAAGCAAAAACTTATGTTGGCTCTAAAAAATGAATTGGTTAACAATAAAAATGAGCTGGATAGCTACCTACTTGAAATACATGAAAGTAATAGTAAGTTTAATAAAGTACTTCTGTATTCTGTGGGAGATTATGCCATTCCTAGTGATAGTCTAAAGTATTATCTGTCTGAAATGATTTATGGCAGAACATTATCCTTACTGAATTCGGTACAAGAAGAAGCTATTAATTCTGGTAAGTTTGAAATGTTAAGTGATAGCCTAAAACAGAACCTTTCTAAATTAAAAGACTATACTAATTCTAGAAAAAGAATTAACGACAGGAGCACTGATATGCTAAATGTTGATGATGATAACAAGATCGTTAATTTAATGGCCAGACTATACTTGCTTCCCGAAATTCCAGAAAAATTTTTAATTCATCCATTAATTCCAACACATCCAGAATTTTTATCAAACAATATGGAGTTATCAGCTCTAGTCAAGGATCCTAACACCTACCTAACATTAAATAAAATATATTTAATGTATGTAGCCGATGAAGTTTGGGTTAAGTATGGCCTTGTTAGACTAACAGACAAAACCATTGCATTAATCGACAAAGAATTGAATACAAATGATTAA
- a CDS encoding acetyl-CoA hydrolase/transferase C-terminal domain-containing protein: MYTPVTAEKALEIVKSNDKIYLQAAAAAPQVLINALTNRHKELRNVEICQLHTEGDAPYANPELRDSFHVNSFFIGKNVRHTLKAGNGSYTPVFLSELPLLFKRNIIDLQVALIHVSVPDRHGYCSLGVSVEATLAAIENADYVIAQVNKQMPRTHGAGIIHVSEINAFVECDEPLPAHTMSSPTETEQIIGDYVASLIEDKSTLQMGIGSIPNAVLSRLTNHKDLGLHTEMFSDGVIDLILKDVINGNYKTINRGRALSTFLMGSKRLYDYVDDNPFIEMRASNYTNDVSIIKQNPRMVAINSAIEVDVTGQVCADSIGSNMYSGVGGQMDFIRGASLSEGGKAIIALPSITKKGISRIVPSLKPGAGVVTTRSHVHYVVTEYGIANLYGKTIQERVKALVNIAHPDYREDIDKAYFNMIK, encoded by the coding sequence ATGTACACACCTGTTACAGCCGAAAAAGCATTGGAAATTGTTAAATCTAATGATAAAATTTATTTACAAGCAGCAGCTGCAGCTCCTCAAGTTTTAATTAATGCCTTAACGAACCGACATAAAGAGTTAAGAAATGTTGAAATTTGTCAGCTCCATACCGAAGGCGACGCACCTTATGCTAATCCTGAGTTGCGCGATAGTTTTCATGTAAATTCTTTTTTCATAGGTAAAAATGTACGCCACACTTTAAAAGCAGGTAATGGATCGTACACCCCTGTTTTTTTAAGTGAGTTACCATTACTTTTTAAACGCAATATTATTGATTTACAGGTAGCTTTAATACATGTGTCTGTGCCAGATAGACATGGATATTGCTCTTTAGGAGTTTCTGTAGAAGCAACGCTAGCAGCCATTGAAAATGCCGATTATGTGATTGCCCAAGTTAATAAGCAAATGCCTAGAACACATGGTGCTGGAATAATTCATGTTTCAGAAATAAATGCTTTTGTTGAATGTGATGAACCGTTACCGGCACACACTATGTCTAGCCCAACAGAAACAGAGCAAATAATTGGCGATTATGTAGCTAGTTTAATAGAAGATAAAAGTACCCTGCAAATGGGAATAGGAAGTATTCCTAACGCAGTCTTATCAAGATTAACAAACCATAAAGACCTAGGGTTGCATACCGAAATGTTTTCAGATGGGGTGATTGATTTAATATTAAAAGATGTTATTAATGGAAATTATAAAACCATCAATAGAGGACGTGCGTTGAGTACTTTTTTAATGGGATCTAAACGTTTATATGATTATGTAGATGATAATCCTTTTATAGAAATGCGTGCTTCAAATTATACTAATGATGTGTCTATTATAAAACAAAATCCTAGAATGGTAGCAATAAACTCGGCTATAGAAGTTGATGTTACCGGACAAGTTTGTGCTGATTCTATAGGGTCTAACATGTATTCAGGTGTTGGTGGTCAAATGGATTTTATTCGTGGCGCTTCTTTAAGTGAAGGCGGAAAAGCTATAATAGCCTTACCATCTATTACTAAAAAAGGTATTAGCAGGATTGTACCTTCGTTAAAGCCTGGAGCAGGTGTAGTAACTACTCGATCTCATGTGCATTATGTGGTAACCGAATATGGTATTGCAAATTTATATGGTAAAACTATTCAGGAGCGTGTAAAAGCTTTAGTTAATATTGCACATCCCGATTATAGAGAAGACATTGATAAAGCCTATTTTAATATGATTAAATAA
- a CDS encoding Na(+)-translocating NADH-quinone reductase subunit F, translated as MSKPLTEQELHNLAMNHVGKDLESRGFEFIAVNSQLKKHPQFVCIDKKSQYYFVIVKAVMLPNNPNNYDVVWMETFKKHARDKDAKVLYAGVGLGNPNGQELPVYLNEEYLIEYNGIQVIDMNLN; from the coding sequence ATGAGTAAACCATTAACAGAGCAAGAACTGCATAACTTAGCTATGAATCATGTTGGCAAAGACCTTGAATCTAGAGGTTTTGAATTTATTGCCGTAAATAGCCAGCTTAAAAAGCATCCACAGTTTGTGTGTATCGATAAAAAAAGTCAGTATTATTTTGTTATAGTTAAAGCAGTTATGTTGCCCAATAATCCTAATAATTACGATGTTGTTTGGATGGAAACCTTTAAAAAACATGCACGCGATAAAGACGCCAAAGTATTGTATGCTGGCGTAGGTTTAGGAAATCCTAACGGCCAAGAATTGCCTGTATACTTAAACGAAGAATATTTAATTGAATACAATGGTATTCAAGTTATAGATATGAATTTAAACTAA
- a CDS encoding ankyrin repeat domain-containing protein produces MKKTTVILALALGLSFGYTHANNDLNPSNSIEVISSPSISPFCTSVAKGDIVTVKKLIELGVDVNEKSNGMTPAMYAARYNRVEILELLIKEGANLKSRSKKGHTALKYAEMSNAKEAQVLIKNTLKKK; encoded by the coding sequence ATGAAAAAAACAACAGTTATTTTAGCTCTTGCATTAGGATTATCTTTTGGATATACTCATGCAAACAACGATCTTAATCCTTCAAACAGTATTGAAGTTATCTCATCACCATCTATTAGTCCTTTTTGTACATCTGTGGCTAAAGGCGATATAGTTACTGTTAAAAAACTTATTGAACTTGGTGTAGACGTAAACGAAAAGTCAAATGGTATGACACCAGCTATGTATGCTGCAAGGTATAACAGGGTAGAAATTTTAGAGCTTTTAATTAAAGAAGGAGCTAATTTAAAATCTAGAAGCAAGAAAGGGCATACAGCTTTAAAATATGCTGAAATGTCTAATGCTAAAGAAGCACAAGTGTTAATTAAAAACACTTTAAAGAAGAAGTAA
- a CDS encoding DUF3050 domain-containing protein has translation MNYNIQVIEKELAPLREQLNNHKLYSALTSLNDIKSFMEQHVFAVWDFMSLLKALQNKLTCTTLPWLPVKNPATARFINEIVLGEESDINELGEPKSHYEMYLEAMQQIGANTKNIALFTKILSEGHSVNKTLEFVNLEKNTANFIAFTFQVINTQQTHKIASAFTFGREDVIPDMFFQIINQSKTTNNSYSKLTYYLNRHIELDGDEHGPLSLKMIEELCGTDNQKWLDVLETAKAALNQRIKLWDGIYNLITKIEAEKTY, from the coding sequence ATGAATTACAACATTCAGGTTATAGAAAAGGAGCTTGCCCCCTTAAGAGAACAACTAAATAACCATAAACTTTACAGTGCATTAACATCGTTAAACGATATTAAAAGTTTTATGGAACAGCATGTTTTTGCTGTTTGGGATTTTATGTCGCTTTTAAAAGCGTTACAAAACAAGTTAACATGCACTACACTTCCTTGGCTTCCTGTAAAAAACCCAGCAACAGCACGGTTTATTAATGAAATTGTTTTAGGTGAAGAAAGCGATATTAATGAATTAGGAGAACCTAAAAGTCATTACGAAATGTATTTAGAAGCTATGCAGCAAATAGGTGCAAATACTAAAAACATCGCATTATTTACCAAGATTCTTTCAGAAGGACACTCAGTAAACAAAACTTTAGAGTTTGTTAATTTAGAAAAGAACACCGCAAATTTTATTGCCTTTACGTTTCAGGTTATTAATACACAACAGACTCATAAAATAGCCTCGGCATTTACTTTTGGTCGTGAAGACGTAATTCCTGATATGTTTTTTCAAATTATTAATCAGTCTAAAACAACAAACAACTCCTACAGCAAATTAACCTATTACCTTAACCGCCATATTGAATTAGATGGTGACGAACACGGTCCTCTATCATTAAAAATGATTGAAGAATTATGTGGTACCGATAACCAAAAATGGTTAGATGTTTTAGAAACAGCAAAAGCCGCATTAAACCAGCGTATTAAACTTTGGGATGGTATTTACAATTTGATTACAAAGATTGAAGCTGAAAAAACGTATTGA
- a CDS encoding M48 family metalloprotease — MRRKNFKIRLLIGVAIVAFAYLRKCSQQEVNPYTGRTQTITLSPDQEIAIGLESAPQMAQQHGGLYPNKEYQAFVDQVGAKLVNSSIANETPYNYDFHLLADPNTINAFALPGGQVFITYALFSKLENEDQLAGVLGHEIGHVLGKHSNERISESNFWKTITMGASVGADMGGFVQSIGQNTLLANGRDDELESDDLGVKFMIKAGYNPKEMIGVMEILKTAAGPNRVPEFQSTHPDPENRIEHILEAIEKYQN; from the coding sequence ATGCGTCGTAAGAATTTTAAAATAAGACTATTAATCGGGGTTGCCATAGTCGCTTTTGCCTATTTAAGAAAGTGTAGTCAACAAGAAGTTAACCCCTATACAGGCCGCACACAAACCATTACACTTTCTCCAGATCAAGAGATTGCTATTGGTTTAGAAAGTGCCCCTCAAATGGCACAACAACATGGCGGGTTATATCCTAATAAAGAATATCAAGCCTTTGTAGATCAAGTTGGCGCAAAACTTGTTAATAGTAGCATAGCAAATGAAACACCTTACAACTACGACTTTCATTTACTAGCAGACCCAAATACGATAAATGCTTTTGCTTTGCCTGGCGGGCAGGTTTTTATTACGTATGCATTATTTTCTAAACTTGAAAATGAAGATCAATTAGCTGGCGTATTAGGTCATGAAATAGGACACGTTCTAGGAAAACATTCTAACGAACGTATAAGCGAATCTAATTTTTGGAAAACCATTACTATGGGAGCTTCTGTGGGTGCCGATATGGGTGGGTTTGTACAATCTATTGGTCAAAATACGTTATTAGCTAATGGTCGTGATGATGAGTTAGAAAGTGATGATTTAGGCGTTAAGTTTATGATAAAAGCGGGCTATAATCCTAAAGAGATGATTGGAGTGATGGAAATTTTAAAAACTGCCGCAGGACCTAATCGTGTTCCTGAATTTCAAAGTACACATCCAGACCCTGAAAATAGAATTGAACATATTCTAGAGGCCATAGAAAAATATCAAAACTAA
- the pepE gene encoding dipeptidase PepE, with protein sequence MKHIILASTSTIHGSDYLDYILPELDTFFNGIEDIVFIPYARPGGITHNEYTKKAQEAFKKINRTLIGLHQYNNPVEAISNAKAIFTGGGNTFLLVQQLYKNNIIDPLKNNILNGAKYFGTSAGSNIGGLTMNTTNDMPIVYPPSLKTLGLVPFNINPHYLDPLPNNKHMGETRETRLKEFHKFNTQPVVGLREGSWLEITNKTIVLKGELQARIFEYNKPPYEIETGTDLSDLK encoded by the coding sequence ATGAAACATATTATTCTTGCAAGTACGTCAACCATTCATGGCAGTGACTATTTAGATTATATTTTACCCGAACTAGACACCTTTTTTAATGGTATAGAAGACATTGTTTTTATACCCTATGCCAGACCTGGTGGCATTACTCACAATGAATATACGAAAAAAGCACAAGAAGCTTTTAAAAAAATAAATAGAACTCTTATTGGGTTGCATCAGTACAATAACCCAGTAGAAGCGATAAGTAACGCTAAAGCAATTTTTACTGGTGGCGGAAACACCTTTTTATTGGTACAACAACTTTATAAAAACAATATAATAGATCCCTTAAAAAACAACATTCTTAATGGAGCTAAATATTTTGGCACAAGTGCAGGAAGCAATATTGGCGGATTAACTATGAACACCACAAACGATATGCCTATAGTATATCCACCAAGTTTAAAAACCCTTGGTTTGGTGCCGTTTAATATTAATCCTCATTATCTCGACCCATTACCTAATAATAAGCATATGGGAGAAACTCGTGAAACACGACTAAAAGAGTTTCATAAGTTTAATACACAACCTGTTGTAGGCTTACGCGAAGGTAGTTGGCTAGAAATTACAAATAAAACCATTGTATTAAAAGGTGAATTACAAGCACGAATTTTCGAGTATAACAAACCACCTTATGAAATTGAAACAGGCACAGACCTAAGTGACTTAAAATGA